Proteins encoded together in one Bacteroides zoogleoformans window:
- a CDS encoding S9 family peptidase, which produces MKKICCLLLFCLCTLASLAQNGKALDLKEIVSGKFTPKNISGVIPIPGDGEHYSQMNADRTQIIKYSFKTGKQVEVLFDAATARECPFKSFDSYSFAPDGSKLLIATEKTPIYRHSYTAVHYIYSLKRNLDGRINNVVERLSDGGPQQVPVFSPDGNQVAFVRNNNIFLVKLLYGNSESQVTEDGKQNEVLNGIPDWVYEEEFAFDRALEFSADNQMLAFIRWDEREVPSYSMQLFAGQWPRLAPFAKYPGEYAYKYPKTGEANSKVSVHTFDIKSKVTRKINVPVEADGYIPRIRFTKDPDKLAIMTLNRHQNRFDMYFANPRSTVAKLALRDESDTYISEDVFDNIVFYPENFSFVSEKSGYKHLYWYSIGGNLLKQVTSGEYEVRKFLGYDAEEGSFYFSSNEESPMRTAIYKTDRKGKKIKLSTQSGTNSAQFSANMKYYMNRYSALDTPTVITLNDNTGKTLATLMDNAALKQEIANYDMPRKEFFTFRTTDGTALNGWMMKPTGFSAGKKYPVLMYQYSGPGSQQVTDRFSVSWETYMASQGYIVVCVDGRGTGGRGADFTKCTYLNLGVKEAKDQVETALYMGSQPYVDKNRIGIWGWSYGGYMTIMSMSEGTPVFKAGAAVAAVTDWNYYDTIYGERFMRTPKENAEGYKAGSAFTRADKLHGRLLLVHGMADDNVHFQNCAEYAEELVQLGKQFDMQIYTNRNHGIYGGNTRLHLYTRLTDFFKNNL; this is translated from the coding sequence ATGAAAAAAATCTGCTGTCTCCTCCTTTTCTGCCTCTGCACATTGGCAAGCCTTGCCCAAAACGGCAAAGCGCTTGACCTGAAAGAAATCGTATCGGGCAAATTCACGCCCAAGAACATTTCAGGCGTCATCCCCATTCCGGGCGACGGCGAACATTACTCGCAGATGAATGCCGACAGAACGCAAATCATAAAATACTCTTTCAAAACGGGAAAGCAGGTGGAAGTGTTGTTCGACGCCGCCACCGCACGCGAATGCCCTTTCAAAAGCTTCGACAGCTACAGCTTTGCTCCCGACGGCAGCAAACTGCTTATCGCTACGGAAAAAACCCCCATCTACCGCCATTCCTATACGGCAGTGCACTACATCTACAGCCTGAAGCGCAACCTCGACGGACGGATAAACAACGTAGTGGAAAGGCTTTCGGACGGAGGCCCGCAACAAGTGCCGGTGTTCTCGCCGGACGGTAACCAAGTGGCTTTTGTGCGCAACAACAACATCTTCCTCGTGAAACTGCTTTACGGCAACAGCGAAAGCCAAGTGACGGAGGACGGCAAGCAGAACGAAGTTCTGAACGGCATTCCCGACTGGGTGTATGAAGAGGAGTTCGCCTTCGACCGTGCCTTGGAGTTCAGCGCCGACAATCAGATGCTGGCCTTTATCCGCTGGGACGAGAGGGAAGTGCCCTCCTACTCCATGCAGCTCTTTGCCGGACAGTGGCCCCGCCTCGCCCCGTTCGCAAAGTATCCGGGAGAATATGCGTATAAATATCCCAAAACAGGTGAGGCCAACTCCAAAGTATCGGTACATACCTTCGACATCAAATCGAAGGTGACCCGCAAAATAAACGTACCCGTAGAGGCCGACGGATATATTCCGCGCATACGCTTCACGAAAGATCCTGACAAACTTGCCATCATGACCCTGAACCGCCATCAGAACCGGTTCGACATGTACTTTGCCAACCCGCGCAGCACCGTAGCCAAATTAGCCCTGCGAGACGAAAGCGATACGTACATCAGCGAAGACGTATTCGACAACATCGTTTTCTATCCGGAGAACTTCAGCTTCGTAAGCGAAAAAAGCGGCTACAAGCACCTATACTGGTACAGCATAGGCGGCAACCTGCTGAAGCAAGTAACCTCCGGAGAGTATGAGGTACGCAAGTTTCTGGGCTACGATGCCGAAGAGGGCAGCTTCTACTTCAGCAGCAACGAAGAAAGCCCGATGCGCACTGCAATCTATAAAACAGACCGGAAAGGGAAAAAAATAAAGTTATCGACACAAAGCGGAACAAACAGCGCTCAGTTCAGCGCCAACATGAAGTACTACATGAACCGTTACTCCGCACTGGACACACCTACCGTCATCACCCTGAACGACAACACGGGCAAGACACTCGCCACCCTCATGGACAACGCCGCCTTGAAACAGGAGATTGCCAATTATGACATGCCACGGAAAGAGTTCTTTACCTTCCGGACCACCGACGGCACCGCACTGAACGGCTGGATGATGAAACCGACCGGCTTCTCTGCCGGGAAGAAATATCCGGTACTGATGTACCAGTATAGCGGTCCCGGTTCGCAACAAGTAACAGACAGGTTCAGCGTCAGTTGGGAAACCTACATGGCATCGCAAGGCTATATCGTGGTGTGTGTAGACGGACGGGGCACCGGCGGACGGGGTGCCGACTTCACCAAGTGCACCTACTTGAACTTGGGAGTCAAGGAAGCCAAAGACCAAGTGGAAACGGCCCTCTACATGGGCAGCCAACCCTATGTGGACAAAAACCGCATCGGCATTTGGGGATGGAGTTATGGAGGATACATGACCATTATGAGCATGAGCGAAGGAACGCCGGTGTTCAAAGCCGGAGCAGCCGTGGCCGCCGTGACCGACTGGAACTATTACGACACCATCTACGGCGAACGTTTCATGCGCACTCCGAAAGAGAACGCCGAAGGCTACAAAGCCGGTTCGGCCTTTACCCGCGCCGACAAGCTGCACGGCCGGCTGTTACTGGTGCATGGCATGGCCGACGACAACGTGCACTTCCAGAACTGTGCGGAATATGCCGAAGAGTTGGTGCAACTGGGCAAGCAATTCGACATGCAGATCTACACCAACCGCAATCACGGCATTTACGGAGGAAACACACGGCTTCACCTGTACACGCGGCTGACCGACTTTTTCAAAAACAACCTCTGA
- a CDS encoding DUF6088 family protein, whose product MYDIVEHAKEGTIFIPDDFTTCGTPDAVRSGLSRLCRNGKLCRFAKGIYYIPTYDKWDGTQREPSLDAIALKIAQRDNARVIPTGAYALNKLGLSTQSDGKE is encoded by the coding sequence ATGTACGATATTGTGGAACATGCAAAGGAGGGGACAATATTTATCCCTGACGACTTCACGACGTGCGGCACTCCCGATGCAGTACGGTCGGGATTAAGCCGTTTGTGCCGCAATGGAAAGTTGTGTCGCTTTGCAAAAGGTATTTACTATATACCTACATATGACAAGTGGGATGGTACGCAACGAGAGCCATCCTTAGATGCCATTGCCTTAAAAATAGCGCAACGGGACAATGCGCGTGTCATTCCGACAGGAGCTTATGCGCTTAACAAATTAGGATTATCCACACAAAGCGATGGTAAGGAGTAG
- a CDS encoding sensor histidine kinase gives MEVPFSISARTAKLIGMENFANAEGAIVELVKNAYDADADVCVVVADIRDSQKDSRLFIIDNGVGMTQETILRHWMTIGTDDKLVNAKTSGKRRVKSGAKGIGRFALNRLGTKAEMVTFTGESNSQGYRWSVDWSKFDKASILSDITATVSECSHGEAESIFEAYGLTKLPVAEKLCFNEFHGTVLCISDLRDKWTEDDLNSLLGNLEMLVPEHLKSLFTLYLYNLRDLTWSGEIFPAEYSDYDYKIDAAFDGKRLINVIIERNELNVSLLETRYASVFSRKTMQVNPYRMEDFRSKTIKKSIEVNEAVSSNLLSSVGPFTFTFFFIKNAISDDRERDGAKKYPYNQIDSAARKSWLDKFGGVRIFRDEFRVRPYGENGNDWLDLGRRQAQSPGGAGQKIGGYRIRPNQISGVVNISRLTNTAFEDKSSREGIQENDEFQLFKNLLIQIIAVFEEDRNYIMFNLSDQFRKEHPNTMKAKDIAKEAMSLSREGRSEEALKLRTLAESYQSLEEELDAKEAELSMIRGLASMGISVATYTHELRSVMLRLLSRNSLLRTILTRYLPVEQFDGMRFNNPYKELDTMKGEDEKLYNWLLYSLHSIQRSKRDWKEINLAAYFEDFVRAWEPSLSKKNIKMIPNISGMEGACLDAYEMDLDSVYNNFVSNSINAFLRSPELNKIINLNVVSDHGYAVIDFLDNGSGLASEYKNNPDVIFNAFETSIVDNKNNKIGTGMGLFIAKGVVEKFNDSTIAVLPVEKGFGIRTIFKLKKK, from the coding sequence ATGGAAGTACCGTTTAGTATATCTGCGAGGACTGCCAAGCTCATTGGCATGGAGAATTTCGCTAATGCGGAAGGTGCCATCGTGGAGCTTGTTAAAAACGCCTATGATGCTGATGCTGATGTGTGCGTTGTTGTCGCTGATATACGTGATTCGCAAAAAGACTCTAGGTTGTTTATTATAGACAACGGGGTGGGCATGACTCAGGAAACAATTCTGCGCCACTGGATGACTATTGGCACTGACGACAAATTAGTTAATGCAAAGACCAGCGGAAAGCGTAGGGTAAAGAGCGGCGCCAAGGGAATTGGGCGGTTTGCATTGAATCGACTTGGTACAAAGGCTGAAATGGTTACTTTTACGGGGGAATCAAACTCTCAGGGTTATAGATGGTCAGTAGATTGGTCGAAGTTCGACAAGGCAAGTATACTGTCTGACATAACTGCAACGGTAAGTGAATGTAGTCATGGTGAGGCTGAATCAATCTTTGAGGCATATGGCTTAACTAAATTACCTGTCGCAGAAAAGCTATGCTTTAACGAGTTTCACGGGACAGTGCTTTGTATTTCGGATCTTAGAGACAAATGGACTGAAGATGATTTGAACAGTCTGTTAGGGAATCTGGAGATGCTTGTCCCGGAACACCTGAAATCATTGTTCACACTGTATTTGTATAATCTGCGAGATTTAACATGGAGTGGTGAAATTTTCCCAGCAGAATACTCAGATTATGATTATAAGATTGATGCAGCTTTTGATGGAAAAAGACTTATCAATGTCATTATTGAGAGAAATGAACTAAATGTTTCTTTGTTAGAGACAAGGTATGCGAGTGTGTTCAGTCGAAAAACTATGCAGGTCAATCCATACCGGATGGAGGACTTTAGATCCAAGACGATAAAGAAGTCGATTGAGGTAAACGAAGCGGTGTCATCAAACCTTCTTTCAAGTGTTGGCCCTTTTACTTTCACGTTTTTTTTCATAAAGAATGCCATTTCGGATGACAGGGAAAGAGATGGTGCTAAGAAGTATCCTTATAACCAAATAGACAGTGCAGCACGAAAGAGTTGGCTTGATAAGTTTGGCGGAGTTCGTATTTTCAGGGATGAATTCAGGGTAAGGCCTTACGGTGAGAATGGTAACGATTGGCTGGACCTGGGACGCAGACAGGCACAAAGCCCTGGAGGTGCCGGACAGAAAATAGGAGGTTACAGAATACGTCCTAATCAGATATCGGGAGTGGTTAATATTTCAAGATTGACCAATACGGCTTTCGAAGATAAGTCAAGTCGAGAAGGAATTCAGGAGAATGATGAGTTTCAGCTTTTTAAAAACCTGCTGATACAAATTATAGCAGTGTTCGAAGAGGATCGTAACTACATTATGTTCAATCTGTCTGACCAGTTCAGAAAGGAGCATCCAAACACAATGAAGGCCAAAGACATTGCAAAGGAAGCGATGTCGCTTAGTAGAGAAGGACGGTCGGAAGAGGCCTTGAAATTGAGAACTCTGGCAGAGAGTTATCAGTCACTGGAAGAAGAACTTGATGCCAAGGAAGCGGAACTGTCCATGATTCGCGGTTTGGCAAGCATGGGGATTTCTGTTGCCACATATACGCATGAATTGAGGAGTGTGATGTTGCGCCTGCTCTCAAGGAATTCACTGCTTAGGACCATTCTTACGAGATATCTTCCTGTAGAACAATTTGATGGTATGAGGTTTAATAACCCATACAAAGAACTGGACACAATGAAAGGTGAAGATGAAAAGCTTTATAACTGGCTATTGTATTCGCTTCATTCCATCCAGCGAAGTAAACGGGACTGGAAAGAAATCAACCTTGCCGCTTATTTCGAGGATTTCGTCAGGGCGTGGGAGCCGAGTCTGTCTAAGAAGAACATCAAGATGATACCGAACATATCTGGAATGGAAGGTGCATGCCTTGATGCATATGAAATGGATCTTGACAGTGTGTATAACAATTTCGTGTCAAACTCCATCAACGCATTCTTGAGGTCGCCAGAGTTAAACAAGATTATCAACTTGAATGTTGTCAGTGATCATGGCTATGCCGTTATTGATTTTCTGGACAATGGTAGTGGGTTAGCATCGGAATACAAGAATAATCCCGATGTGATTTTCAATGCCTTTGAGACCTCTATTGTGGATAATAAGAACAACAAGATAGGGACAGGTATGGGACTGTTCATAGCAAAAGGAGTTGTGGAAAAATTTAATGATTCCACGATAGCTGTACTCCCTGTTGAGAAAGGATTTGGAATAAGAACTATTTTTAAATTGAAAAAGAAATGA